The Asticcacaulis sp. EMRT-3 region AGGTCTTATGCCTCATTTTATGGAATTCAAATGGATTATTTGCTGCGTCCATGATGGCGCGGTGGCCTGAAAAACACAAGTTCATCATGTCATGAAAGCCGGGCGTCACCCGCCGAATTGCAGGGCATATTGCCGCAGTCAGCAGGGCCGCCATGAAGACAGAAAGGCCGCGGAAAACCGCGGCCTTTCCTCAAATCCTCAACCCTTACGGGATTTAGAACTTGTAACGAATGCCGAACTCATAACGCGAGTCAAGCTCCTGGTAGTTCACAACATCGGTCGGTACGCGGATGTACTGAACGATATGGCCCTTGTTGATGTTCAGCGCTTCGAACGTCAGGCTGATATTGTCACGCAGGGCATAGCTGAACGAAGCGTCCCACTGGCCATAGGCCGCTGCGTACAGACCGCCGTTTTGCGAAGCATTGGCCTGTTGCAGGTACTTGTCGCGCCAGTTGTAGAGGATACGGCCTTCGAAGCCGTACTTTTCATAGATACCGGTCACGTTGTACGTGTTGCTGAGGCCTTCCAGAGCGAACTGGCTGCTGCCGAGCGGATCGGCGGCATTATCGAGGGCCACGTCACCATTCACCGTGGTGGCGCTGGCGGCGATACCAAAGCCAGTGTCACCGAAGAAGTGCTGGATAGCGAATTCGAAGCCGTCAATATTGGCCGTGTGGTTATTGATCGGTTGCGACAGGGTGAAGGTGGCCAGAGGATCGCTGCTGTTGCTGACGACCTTCCAGTTCGGATTACCCCACAGATAAAGCGAAAGCTGATCCGTATCTGGCGACACATGGCCGTCAGGCGCGGTTTTGGTGCTCCATTCGGTTTTCGCTGTCGCCACATTACCGCCAGCCTGATCGATGAGGATCGTCATGGCGGACAGGTTATTGGTGTTGGTCGAGACACCCAGAGATGTAAGAGCCGCCACCGCGTCACCCGAGCGGGTGTTCGCTGCGCCGGAAGCCGGGTCGGTTATACCGAACAGATGGGTCTGGGTCGTACCATTGCCGATGAAGTTTTGCACGGCCTTGCGGTAGTAACCCAGCGAGACGTAGCTGTTCCGGCCATAATACCATTCCGCCGACAGGTCGAAGTTTTCCGACACCAGCGGCTTCAGGTCGGGGTTGCCCGACGAAGCTGTATAGACGCCGCCATTATAGCTGGCATCACCCGGAGCATTCACGCCGGTCGTTGCGTACATCGAGCTGTATTGCGGACGCGCATCGGTCACCGAGAAGGACATACGGCCGATGAAATCATCGGTGATGTTCATCGCCATGTCGATGCTGGGCAGCAGGTTGGAGTAGTGAGACTTCACAGCATAGGGCTGAACGTCCGTTCCCTGAACAACCGAGAAGTTGTTCTTCTGATCCCAGCGCAGGCCGGTCGGGATGTTCTGGAAGGCGGTCACCGTGACGTCGGTGGTTTCATAACGCACACCGGCCAGGATCTTCACCGGACGGGTGAGGAACTCGCCCTTCATGGCAAACTGCGCATAGGCCGCCTTGACCTGTTCTTCAACTTCGTTGTGGCTGAAGCCATTGAGGTGCGGCGTATTGGCTTTGGCGGTGCCGACCGGCAGGACGTTCTGGAAGTTGGGGCTGGCGTAATAGGCTTCCAGACCATGATAGGCAGTCACAGCGTTAAAGCGGTACGCGGTGCCATCACCATTATTCAGATCGACCGAATTGAACTGGCAGGCCAGGCAGAAGGTCTTGATGTCGGTATTGCCGTACTTTTGCAGGTCGCCGGGGTTCAGGCCACCCCAGTCACCGTATTGCGCCTGATACGAATAGGCCGCTTCCGTGTTGACATTCTTATAGGCGTCAACGCCGAAGCTCAGACGGCTGCTATCGTCCACCGCATAGGTGGCGTCAAACTTGGCCTGCTGAATCTTGTCGGTTTGACGCGAGAAGAACTGATTGCTGTAGCCGGAGCCGAGCGAGCCGATGTCCTGCTTGCCGGTCGCTGACTTGGCCGGGTTGAGCGTGACGTGCTGAACGGGCGCCGCCAGATTGCCATAGGTGGTCGTGTTGGAGGCGACATAGGTCTGCGACACGGAAACGGTCGTGGACGAGGTGCCGTCAGGATTGTTGCCGCCCGAGCTGGATTGCGACGAGGACAGATCAGCCGTCAGGATCCAGTGGTCGTTCAGATTGTACTTAACATTCAGGCCGGTCGATTCGATGCTGCTTTCCACGGAACGCAGTTCGTTTTCGTAACCCTGATCCTTGTTAGGCGGAACCGTGTCGGTGGCTGAAATCGCCGAGTCAATGGTCGAGTTGCCGTCAAACGTGATCGCCGCATAGGGCGAGCGCGAAAACCAGTTGGTCAGTTCGGAGCGGGCTTCTGTTTCCTTGGTATTGGCGAACAGGGTATTGGCCGTGATGGCCAGGTCTTCGGTCGGCTTCCAACGGAACGAGATGGCGGCATTGGTGCGCTTCAGATCGTTTTCAGCATAGGTCAGGCGGCTGTCGGTCGGTACGGCGATCAACTGCTTCATGTTGGTCGGCGCATTGGTGATATTCGCCGCAGCAGGTGCCTGGCCGGTCGTCAGCCAGTTAGCATAGGTCTGGACGTTCCAGGCATTGACCGTGTCCGAACGGGTCGAACCGGTTTTTTCCTGATACGAACCAAAGGCGGCGATGCCGAACTTGCCGCTGTCATTGGTCCACTGATAGGCACCGGAGATTTCCGGCGTGACGCTCTTCTTGGACAGAACCGTGCCGAGGCCCGGATGATCCGAGGTCAGGCCCTTAACCGTGATGCTGCCTTCCGAACCCGCATGGGCGAGCGGTTGCAGGGTCTGGAGATTGATCGTGGCGCCGATGCCGCCGGCGGGCATGTCGGCGCGGCCGGTCTTGTAAACCTGAACCGCCGAGACGCCGTCCGAAGCGATATTGCTGAAATCGAAGGCGCGCGAATTGCCCTGATTGCTGTCAGCACCCTGGCCGCCGCCAATAACGCCGATGGTCGAGGCCGGCATGATGCGGCCGTCAACGGTCGTCATATTATAACCGGGGCCGAAACCACGAACCGTGATCTGTTCGCCTTCGCCGTTGACGCGGTTGATCGACACGCCGGTGACGCGCTGCAACGAATCCGCGAGGTTGGTGTCGGGGTACTTGCCGATGTCTTCAGCCGAGATGCCGTCAACGACGCCGTCCGAGTTCTTCTTGAGCAGCATCGAGCGCTGAAGCGAACCACGGATGCCGGTGACGACGACGACGGTCGAGTCATCGCCGGCCGCAGCCGGAGCCGGTGCAGGGGCCGCCGCCGGAGCCGCAGCGGCGTCCTGGGCGAAGGTGGGCGCGGCGAAGGCGCACAGCGCCATCGTTGACGCGCCGCCGAGGAAGGCTGCGCGCAGCAGGCTCCCTCTGGATTTAGTCTTTACAGGATTGGTCATGTAGATCCTCCCAACATGGTTTCAGTTGAATGTTTCAACTGCTGCTTAATTATTGCGCCGTTTTTCATGACGGTCGCCAAACGGCTTGCTTTAAGCCGCAGTTACACGCGAGTATCTTCGCGGCCGTTTCCGGTCACGTCCCGATATCGGGTGTTTCGGTTGTCGTCCTGGAATTTTAAAATTCCCCTGACGTTCATTCTCCCTAAGACGCAGGCCTGACGCCGTTGGATGGCACTTTTGTCCTGCTTCCCAATTTATACTCATGAATCGCATTGGCGGGCGGTGACGTCGCCCATCAATCGGCTGTCGGATAGTGTGTTTGCCTTGCCTTGGCCCGCTATCATGACGGTTGCGGCGGATATAAGCAAAATCCGGGCGCTTAGGGAATGGGGTGATTGCTGTTAGCTGTGGCTCATTCATCGAATGCAGCGCGGGAGAGGCGACTTAAGGAAGTGGTTTCAATTTGCAATGCAATAATAAAAAAGTATGTAATTCATTGTTATATAACGCATAAAAATATTGCGAAATATTTAATTTGTGCAGCGCAAAATTTCACTGGTCAAAAAAACAAGACCTCCGCACATAAAATAATATAATATGAGGGTTTGCATGAAGGCCCCAATACGACAGGATTGCAAGAACTTGTCATCAAGGTGCGGCAATTTTGCATCATAAATGTTTTGAAAACTGAGCCAAATGAGGCGGATACGCCGCATGGAGCGAGCGGTGAAGGCCTTTTGCAGGGTCTCATCGTCGATTCGCACGCCTGGCATTGCGGGACATATTTTCAGCTATGGAAACCTTTATACCAGGCTGAGACGACTTTGACTCATCGCAGCCTGGCAAGGCCGACGGGCCGTCCGGTTTATGCGGTCATGTCTTCAAGGACATCCCAGCGCAGGACATCGAGGTGACGCGCTGAATCGAGGCGAATAATGCGTGCAATCTTGAGCTTTGTCAGAACACGCGACACCGTCTCGATGGTCAGGCCGAGATAGTCGGCAATATCGGCGCGTGACATCGGCAGCTCGATGATATTGTCGTCGCGCGAGTTCTGGCGGGCGGCTATTTCTATCGGCCATCGTCCTTGGATGCTGTATGGCGGTGACTGCCAGCACTTCTGAACGATCCCTTTTGAACACTTACTGATGGTTGTGGGGATTTTGACTCAAGACGATCTTGAACCGCTTGATGGTACAGTTTGATGCTACAGTCGTTTTCGGCATTACCTATTGAAACTGTTGAGGTAATTGGCTGTTTGAAACTGTCGAAATGATACAGTCCGCTGCTACAGTGCGCAGAGACGCTCGCTGAGAAAGCGTTTAAAGTACTGTATTTTAATGGAAAATCGTCTTGAAAAACAGTGCTGGTGCCCCCGGTCGGACGAGATAGCTCGCTTTTGCTATCGGTTTGATTGAGTCCCGTTGAGCGGATTTTCGAGCCATTGATCTTGTTGGCTTTTTCTCGCTTAATACCGAAGTTCATTGTGAGTCCCCCGGTCGGACGGTAG contains the following coding sequences:
- a CDS encoding TonB-dependent receptor, yielding MTNPVKTKSRGSLLRAAFLGGASTMALCAFAAPTFAQDAAAAPAAAPAPAPAAAGDDSTVVVVTGIRGSLQRSMLLKKNSDGVVDGISAEDIGKYPDTNLADSLQRVTGVSINRVNGEGEQITVRGFGPGYNMTTVDGRIMPASTIGVIGGGQGADSNQGNSRAFDFSNIASDGVSAVQVYKTGRADMPAGGIGATINLQTLQPLAHAGSEGSITVKGLTSDHPGLGTVLSKKSVTPEISGAYQWTNDSGKFGIAAFGSYQEKTGSTRSDTVNAWNVQTYANWLTTGQAPAAANITNAPTNMKQLIAVPTDSRLTYAENDLKRTNAAISFRWKPTEDLAITANTLFANTKETEARSELTNWFSRSPYAAITFDGNSTIDSAISATDTVPPNKDQGYENELRSVESSIESTGLNVKYNLNDHWILTADLSSSQSSSGGNNPDGTSSTTVSVSQTYVASNTTTYGNLAAPVQHVTLNPAKSATGKQDIGSLGSGYSNQFFSRQTDKIQQAKFDATYAVDDSSRLSFGVDAYKNVNTEAAYSYQAQYGDWGGLNPGDLQKYGNTDIKTFCLACQFNSVDLNNGDGTAYRFNAVTAYHGLEAYYASPNFQNVLPVGTAKANTPHLNGFSHNEVEEQVKAAYAQFAMKGEFLTRPVKILAGVRYETTDVTVTAFQNIPTGLRWDQKNNFSVVQGTDVQPYAVKSHYSNLLPSIDMAMNITDDFIGRMSFSVTDARPQYSSMYATTGVNAPGDASYNGGVYTASSGNPDLKPLVSENFDLSAEWYYGRNSYVSLGYYRKAVQNFIGNGTTQTHLFGITDPASGAANTRSGDAVAALTSLGVSTNTNNLSAMTILIDQAGGNVATAKTEWSTKTAPDGHVSPDTDQLSLYLWGNPNWKVVSNSSDPLATFTLSQPINNHTANIDGFEFAIQHFFGDTGFGIAASATTVNGDVALDNAADPLGSSQFALEGLSNTYNVTGIYEKYGFEGRILYNWRDKYLQQANASQNGGLYAAAYGQWDASFSYALRDNISLTFEALNINKGHIVQYIRVPTDVVNYQELDSRYEFGIRYKF